In the Flavisolibacter tropicus genome, one interval contains:
- a CDS encoding gliding motility-associated C-terminal domain-containing protein, translated as MRTSCMAAFRSKVLFLLITVLSVTFLKAQMTVTSPVPASGSITPPSATVPGVVVFGVRNTNATPIVITDVSNYVPDSISGSFSLWYNTSSTTGAPLAINTANGWVSVANVTKSAPATSGITPLFTGLNIILPANTTYRFAISGPANGPSYGLAGSTPNVYKGGGLEIYTQDNPLSPGYAGAFSAAPATTPVGFIGSIAFQPSVACTTPPLGGKAIASATSACEGTNFTLNVTGGSIGTGQTYQWQSSPDNATWTNLGASSASPALTTTQSSPTYYRVAVTCTGITGYSASVRVTGGGAISGTFTINAALPTGGSNFQTITDAINSLKCGINGPVVFNVQSGSGPYNEQVIIPAINGASIANTITFNGNGATIQALPLSATPYLIRLDGADYVTINNFTIKAKAGSSFGWGIHLANGADNNNITNCNIDISAVTNTTQNNSAGIVVSNSNTSVTATGSASNNIISNNTITGAFQGVIIYGAAGSLNAVSNTITRNTIKYFYANGIDLSNNNGAVVSFNDISRGNRVDGDIFTGIQLAAGNKKCIVNANRIHDTHTISDATTQAKNAYGIYANACDATSGSENKISNNLIYKFNSGSGIIYALYNNSSDYAQYYHNTVVLDNAAATAGATCGFYQTIAATGIDLKNNIFYITRGGSGAKNCLYFNTTTSTITSNNNILYINSPAGTNGIGFYSGNQVSLANWNSKGYDLLSKNVDPLFANASAGNYTPTDLSIDNLGDYVNIDKDIDDRSRSLTTPDAGAMEFTIGACITPPVPGVAVSSLSSVCNSSTSFTFTVTGATTGTGITYQWQSSTDNSNWTDIPAATIKDYTSSGINSTTYFRRAIICSGNTTYTNSVMVNFATPTYASLPYSESFEAAWGSICDVSDVPNSYWRNSPATGNNAWRRSDDISSAKWTSGNGSYTPAASAGVYSARFHSANSTNGTKGKLDLYLNANTVVARKRLMFDYINAAGNDSLVISLSTDNGATYTRLDSARASAVWRTKTLYFNATSAATVLRFEGVSDASVSDIGLDNINVIDFPDCTGTPVGGTAVSSLAFVCTETFTLSVTGATEALGITYQWQSSADSINWNDINNATASTLTTTQSATTYYRVKVICSNGGSSAPSAGVKVSNSATITGTFTINKLAPKSASNFQSFNDAYNALKCGIGGPVTFNVVAGSGPYDEQLTIQPITGASAVNNITFNGYGNTLSYSTSSTNPAVIKLNGADYITFNDLIITAKGTQNAYGVHLLNDADNNTINNCTVNIDQSATTQNISLAGIVVSNAASFPTDAGPAKCDNNTISGNTVNGGHYGVILVGSATDALGSNKIINNTVKDFFNYGIYVAYSFNTLVEGNTISRPERVLDKDFYGIYFTNLSTKANVTRNIITNPFGAYPAATFAFYGIYFNSVASLSTFENMVSNNKIYNLTGSSNVYGFYNNGSSNVWFHHNTLSIDGKPVSSTTTQESYGYYQKGNNVNGVELKNNIINITRDGSSSKAAVYMNAGTNLLLSDNNDFYISSTNGVNNIGFWNAARLTLASWSGATGQDAHSVSSNPFFTDLANGDLKPKNASIDNRGTPTGITTDFDGVVRNVTSPDLGALEFTAPACVTPPIVGSIAVSETPVCSETPVMLTATGNSFGVGQVFQWQYATTAAGPFSNLGYALSNPDTAILAPSINLYYRLTSTCSGLTSVSEPILITVTQPLSSGTYTINKNAPASATNFVSFNAAKNAMGCGIAGPVVFDVVSGSGPYFEQVILDSIRGTSATNTVTFNGNGNTLTFNSNSTTELAVIKLNGADYVTFDSLTIDAFKFGVHLMNNADYNWIRRCTVNANISGTTTSYAGIIINASNTSGGIAGNSMCDNNTFEGNTVNGGQWGITVVGNTNALITDNRVINNKVKDYHVYGIYLGNTTNTLVEGNELYRPLRNTSTATDVYAIYATGVSDGMRISKNRIHNSFDQLSSSTAKFYGIYFTGTDAAIDRPHLVSNNLIYNTNGQGEMYGIYNAGSDNVAYYHNTISLDNTANTSTNPTYGFYQTTDAEGINLKNNIFTIMRGGTGNKYGLYFFTPTTRFTSDYNNFNLAPVASSYIGFLSANRTSLATWRSNTGKDLNSSNIDPVYTSPATGNLKPTSPNFDNRGTGVIIADDIEGNARLATTPDVGAYEIAVPACTTPPTAGSVTATPSSGICMGTPIVLSLSGNTFGSGISFQWEYSKAGGPYLPLGAPKLFPDTVIEASASMDIRVAVTCSGNTVRTLPVSISLNSGLMAADDYTINPALGAAPKNYVSFKDAVLAMECGIEGRVTFNVAPGIYTEQVRMHKVPGAGANSRVTFQSANGDPASVTLNFNATSATKNYVLQLDSASYITYKDMTIAALNATNGRVIDMANTTSYDSLVNLRINTTAISAPVTATTTQNVVGIYANNLKGGNNVIKKNTITNGSNGIYFRGTSETNLTSLNVIDSNTINGAYHHGIHTSYTSRIRISNNTVNQAAPLNSISYGVYAGFADSAYQVIGNKVTFSNAKDTIKGIYMFYSDGTNAERGKVAGNTVLATNNITGKVYGLSNYYTTNSNTVNNVVSIKTTATTADSSYALYSFNDDSTKYYNNSIYSASASTRHNYAAYFYHANNTVDIRNNIFAHNGGGIAFYTFNQSFTASDYNMLYSSGSSIIQTPTGFYSSLRGWRNASMWDLNSIAYKPAFMSEVDLQPNIADSAVWAMHGRGVQIAGNDYDFNNAPRPTTLTAGVPDLGAYEFVPTSVPPVLTAIPATPVAGGMQTFMMGTDTVSTISWGTTVPTEVKMRRYSGVTPPGLTSATPYMYYYTDVQTTGSATGFTKKDFFIDPWQGFINHQFQIRMGRTDAIGSWLVGANSTVDTAANAITEEALNQLYRFTGLSDVNAVPPPQVITLQTDSSNTGKRFWVGYANSYDFIDQNAQEMVLYLSTGAEPATVTVKVNGTDWMKTYSIPANTAITSDRMPKTGFYDSRLLIEGKSNRGISIESDVAIVAYAHIYSSKNSGATMLLPVGTYGYEYYSLNARQSYPGATGKPTYSSFFVVADNDSTYIQITPSNQTVGGHPADVPFLVTLNKGEVYQVLGANLNGIDGVDLTGSKIVSVPNASGKCFPIGVFSGSSRTRLGCSTSKGDGGDLLFQQVFPSQAWGTRYLTAPTSIAASPKNFQTSIYRVMVKDPATEVKVNGTTLFGLVNDRYYQFESGTADYIEANKPVMVAQYMASSGGSCPGSSSLVDGDPELFYLSPIEQAVKQTRLYRNNLDAINVNYLTLVIPTNGLNSLTIDGSNTFNHTYPHPNLPGYSVVVKQWGGTSGQSWVQSDSAFTGIVYGEGNQESYGYNLGTLVKNLNVLSSITNTLSTTGATSAYACTNSPFKVTVLVPVKPTSLTWRFSQVPQLNPKTDVTLLSPVAIDSVVVNNKKYYKFTLTQDYTFSKVGTYNIPVSYSHPEIEGCNNTLETMLTVKVVQAPKADFTVNYTNCIGDIANFSGSGGNGVTVTQWNWTFGDGTSAATQNTSKQYGTSDTFNVRLKLVTPDGCVGDTTKKVPVNARPTVDVVKDTLSNCKGSNVTFTIKNPAAAVTYKWYNAATGGNQVGTGTNFTTTVNGTSDYFVEAISTGCASTSRKKVTATQLIDLATPVVTIDSASVNMVRFKWSAVQGATSYDVSTDGGNTWEATTPNSLTHTVSGLMPLQSVTLTVKAKGGCKDMQSLAVTGKAQVDQIYIPNSFSPNGDGMNDVLQVYGYVIKEMQFMVYNQWGEKIYESKDQKRAWDGTQKGKLQPSGVYLYVCRLILNDGTVVNKKGSINLVR; from the coding sequence ATGAGAACAAGCTGTATGGCTGCCTTTAGAAGTAAAGTACTATTTCTTCTAATAACAGTCCTGTCTGTGACCTTTTTGAAGGCGCAAATGACGGTCACTTCGCCGGTGCCGGCATCTGGAAGTATCACTCCCCCTTCAGCAACCGTACCCGGTGTTGTTGTTTTCGGGGTTAGAAACACCAATGCTACGCCCATCGTTATTACCGATGTTAGTAATTATGTTCCGGATAGCATTTCCGGCTCATTCTCATTATGGTATAATACATCTAGCACAACTGGTGCTCCATTAGCAATTAACACGGCAAATGGCTGGGTGTCAGTAGCTAATGTTACCAAGAGTGCCCCCGCTACATCGGGTATCACCCCCCTGTTTACAGGTTTAAATATTATTCTACCTGCCAATACTACCTATCGTTTCGCTATTTCAGGGCCAGCAAATGGCCCTTCGTATGGTTTGGCTGGTTCTACGCCTAACGTTTATAAAGGAGGCGGTCTGGAGATCTATACGCAGGATAATCCACTTAGTCCAGGCTATGCGGGCGCTTTCTCGGCCGCGCCTGCCACAACGCCAGTTGGCTTCATTGGCAGTATTGCGTTTCAGCCATCGGTAGCCTGTACCACACCGCCATTAGGAGGAAAGGCTATAGCTTCTGCAACAAGTGCTTGCGAGGGCACCAACTTTACATTGAATGTAACGGGTGGCTCTATTGGTACCGGTCAGACTTACCAATGGCAAAGCTCACCGGATAATGCCACCTGGACTAATTTAGGTGCATCTTCCGCTTCTCCCGCATTGACAACAACTCAGTCTTCACCTACATACTATCGCGTAGCTGTTACTTGTACTGGCATTACAGGATATTCTGCCAGCGTGCGAGTAACTGGTGGAGGGGCTATTTCAGGAACCTTTACTATTAATGCAGCCTTACCAACAGGCGGAAGCAATTTCCAGACAATTACAGATGCCATTAACTCACTGAAGTGCGGTATAAACGGACCTGTAGTATTCAATGTTCAATCCGGCAGCGGACCCTATAATGAGCAGGTGATCATTCCCGCTATCAATGGGGCATCGATTGCAAATACCATAACTTTTAATGGGAACGGCGCCACCATCCAGGCTTTACCACTCAGTGCTACACCGTATCTTATCCGTTTAGATGGAGCCGATTATGTGACCATCAACAACTTTACTATAAAAGCCAAGGCTGGTTCAAGCTTTGGCTGGGGTATCCATTTAGCCAATGGTGCCGATAATAATAACATTACCAATTGTAACATCGATATTTCGGCTGTTACCAATACAACTCAAAATAACAGTGCCGGTATTGTAGTTTCTAATTCCAATACTTCTGTAACAGCTACAGGAAGCGCTAGCAACAATATCATCAGTAATAATACAATTACCGGTGCTTTTCAAGGGGTTATTATCTATGGCGCAGCAGGTAGCTTGAACGCAGTAAGCAATACTATTACACGCAATACCATCAAATATTTCTATGCTAATGGTATTGATCTGTCCAACAACAATGGTGCAGTGGTTTCATTTAATGACATCAGTCGTGGAAACAGGGTGGATGGTGACATTTTCACAGGTATTCAATTAGCTGCAGGAAATAAAAAATGTATAGTAAATGCCAATCGCATCCACGACACGCATACAATTTCCGATGCTACAACACAAGCAAAAAATGCCTATGGCATTTATGCAAATGCCTGTGATGCTACAAGCGGTTCAGAAAACAAGATATCCAATAACCTGATCTATAAGTTTAACAGTGGTTCAGGAATTATATATGCGTTGTATAATAACAGCTCAGACTATGCGCAGTATTATCACAATACGGTAGTGCTGGATAATGCAGCTGCTACAGCCGGCGCCACCTGTGGTTTTTACCAGACAATTGCAGCAACTGGTATCGACTTGAAGAACAATATATTCTATATTACCAGGGGCGGAAGCGGAGCCAAGAACTGTCTTTATTTTAATACAACTACCTCGACGATCACTTCTAATAATAACATTTTATATATAAACTCACCTGCGGGTACAAATGGTATAGGATTCTATTCTGGAAACCAGGTGTCCTTGGCCAACTGGAACTCAAAAGGGTATGATCTTCTAAGCAAAAACGTGGATCCGCTGTTTGCAAATGCAAGTGCTGGAAACTATACACCTACTGATCTTTCTATTGATAATCTTGGCGACTATGTAAATATTGATAAAGATATTGATGATAGATCTCGCTCATTAACTACACCCGATGCTGGTGCTATGGAGTTTACAATAGGCGCCTGTATTACGCCGCCTGTTCCAGGTGTAGCAGTATCCTCACTCTCTAGTGTGTGTAATAGCAGCACTTCCTTTACTTTCACTGTAACGGGTGCGACTACCGGTACAGGTATCACTTACCAGTGGCAAAGTTCTACGGATAATAGTAACTGGACAGATATTCCTGCTGCTACAATCAAAGATTATACTTCCAGCGGTATCAACAGTACTACCTATTTCAGAAGAGCAATTATTTGTTCGGGCAATACAACTTATACCAATTCGGTAATGGTCAATTTTGCTACCCCAACTTATGCTTCGCTACCTTATAGCGAGAGCTTTGAAGCTGCATGGGGAAGTATTTGCGATGTGAGTGATGTGCCAAATAGCTACTGGCGTAACAGCCCTGCTACTGGTAATAACGCTTGGCGCAGGTCTGATGATATTAGCTCCGCTAAATGGACATCTGGTAATGGTTCATATACACCAGCTGCTTCGGCTGGGGTTTATTCCGCTCGTTTCCATTCTGCTAATTCAACAAATGGCACCAAGGGTAAATTGGATCTTTATCTAAATGCCAATACCGTGGTCGCCAGGAAAAGACTGATGTTCGATTACATCAATGCAGCTGGTAACGATAGCTTGGTGATATCATTGTCTACCGATAACGGGGCTACTTATACCAGGCTGGATAGTGCACGGGCTTCTGCTGTGTGGAGAACAAAAACCTTGTATTTCAACGCTACGTCAGCTGCTACTGTCTTGCGTTTTGAGGGCGTATCAGATGCATCAGTTTCAGATATTGGATTAGATAATATCAATGTAATTGATTTCCCGGATTGTACGGGTACACCAGTAGGAGGTACTGCCGTTTCTTCTTTAGCGTTTGTATGTACTGAGACATTTACATTAAGCGTTACCGGTGCTACAGAAGCGCTTGGTATCACTTACCAATGGCAATCGTCTGCAGATAGTATCAATTGGAATGATATTAATAATGCTACTGCTTCAACGCTTACTACTACACAGTCTGCTACTACATATTATCGTGTAAAGGTAATCTGTTCAAATGGTGGTAGTTCGGCTCCTTCTGCAGGTGTGAAAGTTAGCAATTCAGCTACCATTACAGGGACATTTACCATTAATAAATTGGCGCCAAAAAGTGCATCGAACTTCCAGTCATTCAATGACGCCTATAATGCCTTGAAGTGTGGTATCGGTGGCCCGGTAACGTTTAACGTAGTGGCTGGTAGCGGGCCATACGACGAACAGCTGACCATACAACCAATAACGGGTGCTTCAGCGGTCAACAATATTACTTTTAATGGTTATGGTAATACGCTTTCCTATTCAACGAGCAGCACTAATCCAGCTGTAATTAAGTTGAATGGGGCAGATTATATCACCTTCAATGACCTTATTATAACAGCTAAGGGCACACAAAATGCATATGGCGTTCATTTATTAAACGACGCTGATAACAATACAATTAATAATTGTACGGTCAATATCGACCAGTCTGCTACTACGCAAAACATTAGCCTTGCCGGTATTGTGGTGAGTAATGCAGCAAGCTTCCCTACAGATGCAGGGCCTGCAAAATGCGATAACAACACCATTAGCGGAAATACAGTTAATGGAGGGCATTATGGTGTGATCCTGGTGGGAAGCGCTACGGACGCACTAGGTAGTAATAAGATCATTAATAATACCGTCAAGGACTTTTTTAACTATGGTATCTATGTAGCTTATTCATTTAATACACTTGTAGAAGGTAATACCATTTCGCGTCCTGAAAGAGTGCTGGATAAAGACTTCTATGGAATTTATTTTACCAATCTAAGCACCAAGGCCAACGTTACAAGGAATATTATAACAAATCCGTTTGGAGCGTATCCTGCCGCCACTTTTGCCTTTTACGGTATTTATTTTAATAGCGTTGCTTCTCTTTCTACTTTCGAAAACATGGTGAGCAACAATAAGATCTATAATCTCACCGGTAGCTCTAATGTTTATGGATTTTATAACAACGGTTCATCCAACGTTTGGTTCCATCACAACACGCTATCCATAGATGGAAAACCTGTTAGCAGTACAACAACTCAAGAATCCTACGGCTATTACCAAAAAGGCAATAATGTGAATGGTGTTGAGTTGAAAAACAATATCATAAACATTACCCGCGATGGTTCCAGCTCCAAGGCGGCGGTGTATATGAATGCGGGTACTAACTTGTTGCTGTCCGATAATAACGACTTTTACATTTCTTCCACTAACGGAGTAAATAATATAGGTTTCTGGAATGCAGCGCGATTAACATTGGCCAGCTGGAGCGGCGCAACCGGTCAGGATGCCCACTCCGTTTCCAGCAATCCATTCTTTACGGATCTGGCTAACGGTGATCTGAAACCTAAAAATGCTTCTATTGACAATAGAGGTACTCCTACAGGCATCACTACCGATTTTGATGGTGTAGTGCGCAATGTTACTAGTCCTGATTTGGGTGCTCTTGAGTTTACAGCACCAGCTTGTGTGACACCGCCAATTGTTGGCTCTATTGCCGTAAGCGAAACCCCGGTTTGTAGCGAAACGCCTGTGATGTTAACAGCTACAGGTAACTCCTTTGGTGTAGGCCAGGTTTTCCAGTGGCAATATGCCACTACTGCTGCAGGGCCATTCAGCAATCTGGGCTATGCCCTTTCAAATCCGGATACAGCTATTTTGGCGCCATCTATTAACTTATACTACCGACTGACTTCAACGTGTAGCGGACTTACCAGTGTTTCCGAACCTATATTGATTACTGTAACACAACCACTGTCTAGTGGTACGTATACGATCAATAAAAATGCCCCTGCTTCTGCTACCAACTTTGTTAGCTTCAATGCAGCCAAAAATGCCATGGGCTGTGGTATCGCCGGGCCTGTTGTCTTTGATGTTGTAAGCGGTAGTGGGCCATATTTCGAGCAGGTGATCCTGGACTCAATCCGTGGTACTTCGGCCACTAACACCGTTACATTCAATGGTAATGGTAACACCCTTACGTTTAATTCTAATTCCACTACAGAGCTGGCAGTCATTAAGTTGAATGGAGCGGATTATGTCACCTTTGATAGCCTGACAATCGATGCATTCAAATTTGGTGTGCATTTGATGAACAACGCAGATTACAATTGGATCAGAAGGTGTACAGTCAATGCGAATATTAGTGGCACAACAACTTCCTACGCCGGTATTATAATTAATGCGTCTAATACAAGTGGAGGTATTGCTGGAAATTCAATGTGTGATAATAATACGTTTGAAGGTAATACTGTCAATGGTGGTCAGTGGGGTATTACTGTAGTTGGTAATACCAACGCTTTGATTACTGATAACCGCGTTATAAATAATAAGGTAAAAGATTACCATGTTTATGGTATTTATTTGGGTAACACCACTAATACACTGGTAGAGGGTAATGAACTTTATCGTCCATTGCGTAACACTTCTACAGCAACAGATGTTTATGCTATTTACGCAACAGGTGTAAGTGATGGAATGCGTATCTCTAAAAACCGGATCCATAATTCTTTTGATCAATTGTCATCTAGCACAGCTAAGTTTTATGGTATTTACTTTACCGGTACAGATGCAGCCATTGACCGGCCGCACCTGGTTAGCAATAACCTGATCTATAACACCAATGGACAAGGGGAAATGTATGGTATTTATAATGCTGGGTCAGATAACGTTGCCTATTATCATAATACCATTTCATTAGATAATACAGCTAATACTTCAACGAATCCTACGTATGGTTTCTACCAGACTACAGATGCTGAAGGCATTAATCTGAAAAACAATATTTTCACCATCATGCGTGGCGGTACAGGAAATAAATATGGTCTGTACTTCTTTACACCTACCACTCGATTTACTTCCGATTATAACAACTTTAACCTGGCACCTGTGGCTTCGTCATATATAGGTTTCCTAAGTGCCAACCGTACTAGCCTGGCTACCTGGAGATCCAATACAGGTAAAGACCTGAACTCAAGTAATATTGATCCGGTTTATACTAGCCCGGCTACCGGCAACCTGAAGCCTACCTCTCCGAATTTCGATAATAGGGGAACGGGTGTCATTATCGCAGACGATATTGAAGGAAACGCTCGTCTTGCCACAACGCCAGATGTAGGTGCGTATGAAATAGCAGTGCCGGCATGTACCACGCCTCCTACCGCAGGTAGCGTTACAGCTACACCTTCATCAGGTATTTGTATGGGTACACCTATAGTATTAAGCTTAAGCGGAAATACGTTCGGTAGTGGCATTTCCTTCCAGTGGGAGTACTCAAAGGCCGGTGGACCTTATTTGCCCTTGGGCGCGCCGAAGCTTTTCCCTGATACAGTAATTGAAGCCAGTGCTTCTATGGACATACGCGTAGCGGTAACTTGTAGCGGTAACACAGTGCGTACATTACCGGTATCGATATCGTTGAACTCGGGCTTGATGGCGGCGGATGACTACACCATAAATCCGGCATTGGGAGCAGCTCCTAAAAACTACGTGTCATTTAAAGATGCAGTTTTAGCTATGGAATGCGGTATTGAAGGTCGTGTAACGTTTAATGTGGCCCCTGGTATATACACAGAACAAGTACGTATGCACAAAGTACCTGGTGCTGGTGCAAACAGCCGCGTTACTTTCCAAAGTGCGAATGGCGATCCAGCTTCTGTAACATTGAATTTTAATGCTACTAGTGCTACCAAAAACTATGTGCTGCAATTGGATAGTGCCAGCTATATTACTTATAAGGACATGACTATTGCCGCTCTGAACGCTACCAACGGGCGTGTAATTGATATGGCTAATACAACCTCTTACGACAGTTTGGTAAACCTGAGAATTAATACCACAGCGATTAGTGCTCCGGTAACTGCAACGACAACGCAAAACGTAGTAGGTATTTATGCCAATAATTTAAAGGGAGGAAATAATGTCATTAAAAAGAATACCATCACCAATGGTTCCAACGGTATTTACTTCCGTGGTACATCAGAAACCAATTTAACTTCCTTGAATGTCATTGATAGCAATACCATAAATGGTGCCTATCATCACGGTATTCATACATCCTATACCAGCCGTATTCGTATTAGTAATAATACCGTCAATCAGGCTGCTCCATTGAATTCTATTTCATATGGAGTTTATGCTGGATTTGCTGATTCGGCTTACCAGGTTATTGGCAATAAGGTAACCTTTAGTAATGCTAAGGATACTATAAAAGGTATTTACATGTTTTACAGCGATGGTACGAATGCGGAGCGTGGTAAGGTGGCGGGAAATACCGTACTGGCTACCAACAACATCACCGGTAAGGTTTATGGTTTGAGTAACTATTACACAACCAACAGCAATACCGTCAACAACGTGGTGAGTATTAAAACAACGGCAACCACAGCTGATAGCTCTTACGCTTTATATAGCTTTAATGACGATAGCACGAAATACTATAACAATTCTATTTATAGCGCTTCTGCTTCTACCCGTCATAATTATGCAGCATATTTCTATCATGCCAATAACACGGTAGATATCCGCAACAACATCTTTGCGCACAATGGCGGAGGAATAGCCTTCTATACATTTAATCAATCTTTTACCGCCAGTGATTACAACATGTTGTATTCAAGCGGGTCTTCAATAATACAAACACCTACAGGGTTCTATTCTAGCCTCCGCGGATGGAGAAATGCAAGTATGTGGGATCTGAATTCCATTGCCTACAAGCCAGCCTTTATGAGTGAGGTAGACCTGCAGCCTAATATAGCTGATTCAGCAGTGTGGGCTATGCATGGTCGTGGTGTGCAGATTGCGGGTAACGATTATGATTTCAATAATGCGCCAAGGCCAACAACGCTAACAGCCGGTGTGCCCGATTTAGGTGCCTATGAGTTTGTACCTACATCTGTACCTCCGGTGTTAACCGCTATTCCGGCTACACCAGTGGCTGGTGGTATGCAAACCTTTATGATGGGTACGGATACTGTATCTACGATCTCATGGGGTACCACCGTGCCAACGGAAGTGAAAATGCGCCGTTATTCTGGAGTTACACCTCCGGGCTTAACATCAGCTACGCCATATATGTACTATTACACAGATGTACAAACAACTGGTAGTGCAACTGGCTTTACCAAGAAAGACTTTTTCATTGATCCTTGGCAAGGCTTTATCAACCACCAATTCCAGATCCGCATGGGTAGAACCGATGCCATTGGTAGTTGGTTGGTAGGTGCCAACAGTACCGTAGATACAGCCGCCAATGCTATTACGGAAGAAGCATTGAATCAGCTATATCGCTTTACCGGCTTGTCCGATGTAAATGCAGTTCCGCCACCACAGGTAATTACCCTGCAGACAGATAGTTCTAATACGGGTAAACGCTTCTGGGTAGGTTATGCTAATAGCTATGACTTTATAGATCAGAACGCTCAGGAAATGGTGCTTTACTTAAGTACAGGTGCAGAACCTGCTACCGTTACGGTTAAAGTAAATGGTACCGACTGGATGAAAACCTATAGCATTCCAGCCAACACGGCTATTACTTCAGACAGGATGCCTAAAACAGGTTTCTATGATAGCCGTCTGTTGATAGAAGGTAAATCAAATAGAGGTATTAGCATTGAGAGTGATGTGGCAATTGTAGCCTATGCGCATATTTATTCTTCTAAAAACTCTGGCGCTACCATGTTGCTGCCAGTAGGCACTTATGGCTATGAATATTACAGCTTGAATGCAAGACAAAGCTATCCAGGTGCTACCGGCAAACCGACTTACTCGTCATTCTTTGTAGTGGCTGATAACGACAGTACTTATATACAAATAACACCATCGAATCAAACTGTGGGAGGCCACCCTGCCGATGTACCTTTTTTAGTTACATTGAATAAAGGAGAAGTATACCAGGTACTGGGTGCCAACTTAAATGGTATTGACGGTGTTGATCTGACAGGAAGTAAGATTGTGTCAGTGCCTAACGCAAGTGGAAAGTGTTTCCCTATTGGGGTGTTCTCCGGAAGTTCTCGTACCCGTTTAGGATGTAGTACATCGAAAGGTGATGGGGGAGATCTGCTCTTCCAACAAGTATTCCCATCTCAGGCATGGGGTACGCGTTACCTGACAGCGCCTACTTCTATTGCGGCTTCGCCTAAAAACTTCCAGACCAGTATTTACCGCGTAATGGTAAAAGACCCTGCAACAGAGGTGAAAGTAAATGGCACAACACTGTTTGGTTTGGTAAATGATCGTTATTACCAGTTTGAAAGTGGCACAGCCGACTATATCGAAGCTAATAAACCAGTAATGGTAGCCCAGTATATGGCATCATCAGGCGGCTCTTGTCCTGGAAGTAGCTCCTTAGTAGATGGCGATCCGGAACTGTTCTACCTAAGCCCAATTGAGCAGGCTGTTAAACAGACGCGTCTTTATAGAAATAATCTGGATGCCATTAATGTCAATTATCTCACGTTGGTCATCCCAACCAATGGCTTGAATTCATTAACCATTGACGGTTCTAACACGTTCAATCATACCTATCCGCATCCTAATTTGCCGGGATACTCAGTAGTGGTGAAGCAGTGGGGTGGCACTTCAGGACAAAGCTGGGTGCAGAGTGATTCTGCCTTTACAGGTATTGTGTATGGTGAAGGCAACCAGGAAAGTTATGGATACAACCTGGGTACATTGGTGAAGAACCTGAATGTATTGTCTTCTATTACTAACACGTTGAGCACAACAGGAGCTACCAGTGCATATGCTTGTACCAATTCACCATTTAAGGTAACGGTACTGGTGCCAGTGAAACCTACTTCACTCACTTGGAGATTTAGCCAGGTACCTCAGTTAAATCCAAAAACAGATGTTACCCTGCTAAGCCCTGTTGCTATTGATTCAGTAGTGGTTAACAATAAGAAGTATTACAAATTCACATTAACGCAGGATTATACGTTTAGCAAAGTAGGTACGTATAATATTCCGGTTAGCTATTCACATCCGGAGATTGAAGGCTGTAACAATACATTGGAGACGATGTTGACGGTGAAGGTGGTTCAAGCACCAAAAGCTGACTTTACAGTAAATTATACAAACTGTATTGGAGATATAGCCAACTTCAGTGGTTCAGGTGGAAATGGTGTAACCGTAACCCAATGGAACTGGACCTTTGGCGATGGTACTTCTGCTGCAACCCAAAACACAAGCAAACAATATGGTACAAGCGACACCTTTAATGTAAGATTGAAGTTGGTAACTCCGGATGGTTGTGTGGGCGATACAACCAAGAAGGTGCCGGTAAATGCACGTCCAACAGTAGACGTAGTAAAAGATACGCTTTCTAATTGCAAGGGTAGCAATGTCACCTTTACGATTAAGAACCCTGCTGCTGCAGTAACCTACAAATGGTACAATGCAGCTACCGGAGGCAACCAGGTAGGCACGGGTACCAATTTCACAACTACCGTGAACGGCACTTCCGATTATTTCGTGGAAGCTATTAGTACAGGTTGTGCAAGC